A genomic segment from Stenotrophomonas maltophilia encodes:
- a CDS encoding NAD-dependent epimerase/dehydratase family protein, whose amino-acid sequence MKILLTGSSGRIGRAIFGALAAAHEVVGLDRSPFATTRIIADVTDRQAVARAVKGVDAVIHTAALHAPHVGLVPDAVFQQINVEATAHLLQAAREAGVRRFVLTSTTALYGHAVVAGGCRWIDEDTEPLPRTIYHRTKLQAETLAEAAATPGFSVRVLRMGRCFPEPPERMAMFRLHRGIDARDVASAHAALLLDEGARFARYLACAPTPFRREDCLELATHPRSVLARRAPQLLAEFERRGWPLPLSIDRVYDSARLRSELGWQPWFGPDDVLQQYAVGSIEVLPRAQWIKDRVAE is encoded by the coding sequence ATGAAGATTCTGTTGACCGGCAGTTCCGGGCGCATCGGGCGCGCGATCTTCGGTGCATTGGCGGCCGCCCACGAAGTGGTGGGGTTGGACCGCAGCCCGTTCGCCACCACGCGCATCATTGCCGATGTCACCGACCGCCAGGCCGTCGCACGCGCGGTAAAGGGCGTGGACGCAGTCATCCATACTGCGGCCCTGCATGCCCCGCATGTCGGCCTGGTGCCGGACGCGGTGTTCCAGCAGATCAACGTGGAGGCAACCGCGCACCTGCTGCAGGCCGCACGCGAAGCCGGCGTACGTCGTTTCGTGCTGACCAGCACCACTGCGCTGTACGGCCATGCCGTGGTGGCCGGTGGCTGCCGCTGGATCGACGAAGACACCGAGCCGTTGCCGCGCACGATCTACCATCGCACCAAGCTGCAGGCCGAGACCCTGGCCGAAGCCGCTGCCACGCCGGGCTTCAGCGTTCGCGTGCTGCGCATGGGCCGGTGTTTCCCGGAACCGCCCGAACGGATGGCGATGTTCCGCCTGCATCGCGGCATCGACGCCCGCGATGTGGCCAGCGCACATGCAGCACTGCTGCTCGACGAAGGCGCCCGATTCGCGCGCTACCTCGCCTGCGCACCGACGCCGTTCCGGCGCGAGGACTGCCTGGAACTGGCCACCCACCCGCGCAGCGTGCTGGCCCGTCGCGCGCCGCAGCTGCTGGCCGAGTTCGAACGCCGTGGTTGGCCGCTGCCATTGAGCATCGACCGTGTGTACGACAGCGCCCGCCTGCGCAGCGAGCTGGGCTGGCAACCGTGGTTCGGGCCGGACGACGTGCTGCAGCAGTACGCCGTCGGCAGCATCGAGGTACTGCCGCGCGCGCAATGGATCAAGGACCGCGTGGCTGAGTGA
- a CDS encoding methyl-accepting chemotaxis protein, which translates to MSSSRSAAARRPGSIAHKLMLGTAVIALLCFGLTAFLIYRQASTSLISASRQTMTSEANAEARQVSADLGTAFASNDAMVETVLAQRARGDVPDRASLAAVLGEQLRTHPEWLGKSTMWEADAFDGKDAAFVNTEAHDATGRYMSYWAWHDGKPQQSTMTDYTETASGSGDWYMVPSRDKLPKVSEPYAYDIAGQQVLMSTLSTPIIENGRFLGVFTVDFSLAALQKHLATLKPMGAGRVELLSPKGVVLASANAAEIGKPRNDALTRSMLADIAADRPFEAFSPDAAGNVRVYVPLRVGDAPQRFALGVVMPHAVIVAEARQLLWLTLLVGVIAALTLSAGVYVLLRRLAIRPLAEAVRVAGDVAAGKLDSTLPARSNDEVGRLLDAMQGMRGQLQSVMAAQAEMARRHDAGELSYRMDAAAFPGEYGRMVADSNQLVASSNAVTQRLVEVMQRYAVGDLSVDMEALPGEKAVFTAAMATTKSNLAAINEQIQQLAAAAAAGDFAVRGDALRFDHDFRRMVETLNTMMQVSDHNLAALSTLLRAIAAGDLSTRMQGDFHGVFAVMRDDANSTVQHLTQIVGQIQQSAASIRLAAGEIAAGNSDLSRRTEQQAANLEETAASMEELTSTVRQNADHALQANTLAGSAAGVASEGGQVVSQVVHTMEQIEASSQRIAEIISVIDGIAFQTNILALNAAVEAARAGEQGRGFAVVASEVRALAQRSAGAAKEIKELIDASVAQVGAGAQLVHGAGRTMQEIVGQVGRVNEIMAEISAASREQSAGIEQVNQTVVQMDETTQQNAALVEEASAAARAMEEQAEQLAVAVSRFRLQAEPQVPSRRAA; encoded by the coding sequence ATGTCTTCTTCCCGCTCCGCCGCTGCCCGCCGCCCGGGCAGCATCGCCCACAAGCTGATGCTGGGCACCGCCGTGATCGCGCTGCTGTGCTTCGGCCTGACCGCGTTCCTGATCTACCGACAAGCCAGCACCAGCCTGATCAGCGCCTCGCGCCAGACCATGACCAGCGAAGCCAACGCCGAAGCACGCCAGGTCTCGGCCGACCTGGGCACTGCCTTCGCCAGCAATGACGCCATGGTCGAGACCGTGCTGGCCCAGCGCGCCCGTGGGGATGTGCCTGATCGCGCCAGCCTCGCGGCGGTGCTCGGCGAGCAGCTGCGCACCCATCCGGAATGGCTGGGCAAGAGCACCATGTGGGAGGCCGATGCCTTCGACGGCAAGGATGCCGCGTTCGTCAACACCGAAGCACACGACGCCACCGGTCGTTACATGAGCTACTGGGCCTGGCACGACGGCAAGCCGCAGCAGTCGACAATGACCGACTACACCGAGACCGCCAGCGGTTCCGGTGACTGGTACATGGTGCCCAGCCGCGACAAGCTGCCGAAGGTCAGCGAGCCCTATGCCTATGACATTGCCGGGCAGCAGGTGCTGATGAGTACGCTGAGCACGCCGATCATCGAGAACGGCAGGTTCCTGGGCGTGTTCACCGTGGACTTCTCGCTGGCAGCGCTGCAGAAGCACCTGGCCACCTTGAAGCCGATGGGGGCGGGCCGCGTCGAACTGCTGTCGCCGAAGGGCGTGGTGCTGGCCTCGGCCAATGCCGCCGAGATCGGCAAGCCGCGCAACGATGCCCTGACCCGCAGCATGCTGGCCGACATCGCCGCCGACCGCCCGTTCGAGGCTTTCAGCCCCGATGCGGCCGGCAACGTGCGTGTGTATGTGCCGCTGCGCGTGGGCGACGCCCCGCAACGCTTCGCGCTGGGCGTGGTGATGCCGCATGCGGTGATCGTGGCTGAAGCACGCCAGCTGCTGTGGCTGACCCTGCTGGTCGGCGTGATCGCTGCGTTGACCCTCAGTGCCGGTGTCTATGTACTGCTGCGCCGGCTGGCGATCCGCCCGCTGGCCGAAGCGGTGCGCGTGGCTGGTGACGTCGCCGCCGGCAAGCTGGACAGCACGTTGCCGGCGCGCAGCAACGATGAAGTGGGGCGCCTGCTGGACGCGATGCAGGGCATGCGCGGCCAGCTGCAGTCGGTGATGGCTGCGCAGGCCGAAATGGCGCGCCGCCACGATGCCGGTGAACTCAGCTACCGCATGGACGCCGCGGCGTTCCCGGGCGAGTACGGCCGCATGGTGGCCGACAGCAACCAGCTGGTGGCATCCAGCAATGCGGTCACCCAGCGCCTGGTTGAAGTGATGCAGCGCTATGCCGTGGGCGACCTCAGCGTGGACATGGAAGCGCTGCCGGGCGAGAAGGCGGTATTCACCGCCGCGATGGCGACCACCAAGAGCAACCTGGCCGCGATCAACGAGCAGATCCAGCAGCTGGCCGCCGCGGCCGCTGCCGGTGATTTCGCCGTGCGCGGTGATGCACTGCGATTCGACCACGATTTCCGCCGCATGGTGGAGACCCTGAACACGATGATGCAGGTCAGCGACCACAACCTGGCTGCACTGTCGACGCTGTTGCGCGCGATCGCAGCCGGTGACCTCAGTACCCGCATGCAGGGTGATTTCCACGGGGTGTTTGCGGTGATGCGCGACGATGCCAACAGCACCGTGCAGCACCTGACCCAGATCGTCGGCCAGATCCAGCAGTCGGCGGCCAGCATCCGCCTGGCTGCCGGTGAGATCGCCGCCGGCAACAGCGATCTGTCGCGCCGCACCGAACAGCAGGCCGCCAACCTGGAAGAAACCGCCGCGTCGATGGAAGAACTGACCTCCACCGTGCGCCAGAACGCCGACCATGCGCTGCAGGCCAACACGCTGGCCGGTTCCGCGGCGGGCGTGGCCAGCGAAGGCGGCCAGGTGGTCAGCCAGGTGGTGCACACCATGGAGCAGATCGAGGCGTCTTCGCAGCGCATCGCCGAGATCATCTCGGTGATCGATGGCATTGCGTTCCAGACCAACATCCTGGCGTTGAACGCGGCAGTGGAAGCGGCACGCGCCGGTGAGCAGGGCCGTGGTTTCGCGGTGGTCGCCAGTGAAGTGCGCGCGCTGGCGCAGCGTTCGGCGGGTGCCGCGAAGGAGATCAAGGAGCTGATCGACGCCTCGGTGGCCCAGGTCGGTGCCGGTGCGCAGCTGGTGCACGGCGCCGGGCGCACCATGCAGGAAATCGTCGGTCAGGTCGGTCGGGTCAACGAGATCATGGCCGAGATCTCGGCCGCGTCGCGCGAGCAGTCGGCCGGCATCGAGCAGGTCAACCAGACCGTGGTGCAGATGGACGAAACCACCCAGCAGAATGCCGCACTGGTGGAGGAAGCCAGCGCCGCCGCGCGGGCGATGGAAGAGCAGGCCGAGCAGCTGGCGGTGGCGGTGTCGCGCTTCCGCCTGCAGGCCGAGCCGCAGGTGCCCTCACGCCGCGCAGCCTGA